From the genome of Rarobacter incanus, one region includes:
- a CDS encoding response regulator transcription factor, translating into MTSNPITVLVVEDDSDVRTTTSLVLRRRGFDVVEAPDGVEGLDAIAGGGIDVALVDVAMPRMDGLSMTRLARASHDLPIILVTARDLPFDQVAGLDAGADDYVTKPYDGDVLAARIRAAVRRQRPARREAYVIADARVDAEAMTVTRGGEPLLLSATEMRLLLALIRAEGRVMSRSELLREVWNDETWTDERVVDTNVQRLRGKLGVDAITTVRGFGYKAIAERAS; encoded by the coding sequence ATGACTAGCAACCCCATCACCGTGCTGGTGGTTGAGGACGACAGCGATGTTCGCACGACGACCTCGTTGGTCCTGCGCCGGCGCGGCTTTGACGTCGTGGAGGCGCCCGATGGCGTCGAAGGACTCGATGCGATCGCGGGCGGTGGCATCGATGTGGCGTTGGTGGATGTGGCCATGCCGCGCATGGATGGGCTATCGATGACGCGCCTGGCGCGCGCGTCGCATGACCTGCCGATCATTCTGGTAACGGCGCGCGACTTACCGTTCGATCAGGTCGCGGGCTTGGACGCGGGCGCCGACGATTACGTCACGAAACCCTACGACGGCGACGTGTTGGCTGCACGCATACGTGCCGCCGTGCGCCGCCAACGTCCCGCGCGCCGCGAGGCGTATGTGATCGCGGACGCGCGGGTCGACGCCGAAGCGATGACCGTGACTCGCGGGGGCGAACCGCTGCTCCTCAGCGCCACGGAGATGAGGCTCTTGCTCGCCCTGATCCGCGCCGAGGGGCGCGTGATGAGCCGCAGTGAGCTTCTGCGGGAGGTGTGGAACGACGAAACGTGGACGGACGAACGCGTCGTCGACACCAACGTGCAGCGCCTGCGCGGGAAGCTGGGAGTGGACGCGATTACGACGGTCAGAGGGTTCGGATACAAGGCGATTGCGGAACGGGCTTCGTGA
- a CDS encoding MDR family MFS transporter has product MATTDSLSQPQHPQGALGPHDPSGQDTPPATAPIVLTNRRIWVIMSALMAGMFLSSLDQMIISTALPTIVGELNGLEHQSWLITIYILAAAIMMPLYGKFGDIWGRRWLLLGAIGLFTIASAGATFAQSFLELVILRGVQGIGGGGLMILSMAVVADIVPAKDRAKYMGPMGAIFGLSAIAGPLLGGWFTDGPGWRWCFAINIPIGIIAFLITFVALRIPTHRHDKPIDVLGIITMVIGTAGIVLVASWTSFAKSSAYDWSNPRLLTLLAITLLAIAAFIAVELRAFDPILPLRLFKNSTFTLTSIVGLVLGLGMFAAIGYLPTYLQMTKGVSVTESGLLLIPMMVGMMLMAISSGLIINKTGRYKLFPILGMAIAVVGLIGLTRLTADTSLVQFGVTVFVLGAGMGLTMQNVVLAVQNAVDPHEIGVATSSNSFFREIGGSIGAAMFGSLFATRLKEHLEPLFAAQQGSGGTDSAQSLTPEIVNALPEPLHAQVTHAFANALTPAFWYLLPYLVIGLVVTFFLKEVKLSDQAGMVARGEAVVEIKDEHPHHRPTH; this is encoded by the coding sequence TTGGCGACCACCGATTCACTTTCGCAGCCGCAGCACCCCCAAGGCGCGCTCGGCCCACACGACCCGTCCGGCCAGGACACCCCGCCCGCGACCGCACCGATCGTGCTGACGAACAGGCGCATTTGGGTGATCATGTCGGCGCTGATGGCGGGAATGTTCCTGTCGTCGCTTGACCAGATGATCATCTCCACCGCGCTGCCGACGATCGTCGGTGAACTGAACGGGCTGGAACACCAGTCTTGGCTGATCACGATCTACATCTTGGCGGCCGCGATCATGATGCCGCTGTACGGCAAATTCGGTGACATTTGGGGCAGACGGTGGCTGCTCCTGGGCGCGATCGGCCTGTTCACGATCGCCTCCGCCGGGGCCACGTTCGCGCAGAGCTTCCTGGAACTCGTCATTCTTCGCGGCGTGCAGGGCATCGGCGGCGGGGGTTTGATGATCCTTTCCATGGCGGTGGTCGCCGACATCGTTCCCGCCAAGGACCGCGCCAAGTACATGGGCCCGATGGGCGCCATTTTTGGCCTATCAGCCATTGCCGGCCCGTTGCTGGGCGGCTGGTTCACGGACGGGCCCGGATGGAGATGGTGCTTCGCCATCAACATCCCGATCGGGATCATCGCGTTCCTGATCACCTTCGTGGCGCTGCGAATCCCGACCCACCGCCACGACAAGCCCATCGATGTGCTGGGCATCATAACGATGGTGATCGGCACGGCGGGGATTGTCCTCGTCGCCTCCTGGACATCGTTCGCGAAGAGCTCGGCATACGATTGGTCCAACCCGCGGTTGCTGACCTTGCTTGCCATCACTCTCCTAGCCATCGCGGCGTTCATCGCCGTCGAACTGCGGGCGTTCGACCCCATCCTTCCCCTGCGGCTGTTTAAGAACTCGACGTTCACGCTGACCTCGATCGTGGGGCTGGTGCTCGGGTTGGGCATGTTCGCGGCGATCGGATACCTGCCCACCTACCTGCAGATGACGAAGGGAGTCTCGGTCACGGAATCGGGGCTGCTGCTCATCCCGATGATGGTGGGGATGATGCTGATGGCGATCTCGTCCGGTCTGATCATCAACAAGACGGGCCGCTACAAGCTGTTCCCGATCCTGGGGATGGCGATCGCGGTTGTGGGGCTGATTGGGCTAACGCGCCTGACCGCGGACACGTCGCTGGTGCAATTCGGCGTGACCGTCTTTGTGCTGGGTGCAGGCATGGGGCTGACAATGCAAAACGTGGTGCTTGCCGTGCAAAACGCTGTTGATCCGCACGAAATCGGCGTCGCGACCAGCTCCAACAGCTTCTTCCGCGAGATCGGCGGGTCCATCGGGGCGGCTATGTTCGGGTCTTTGTTTGCCACCCGACTCAAGGAACACCTGGAACCGCTCTTCGCCGCTCAGCAGGGTTCCGGCGGCACCGATTCCGCGCAGTCGCTGACTCCCGAGATCGTCAACGCGCTGCCCGAACCGCTGCACGCGCAGGTGACGCACGCTTTCGCGAACGCCCTGACGCCCGCGTTTTGGTATTTGCTTCCGTACCTGGTCATCGGGCTTGTCGTCACTTTCTTCCTCAAAGAGGTCAAGCTGTCCGATCAAGCCGGCATGGTTGCGCGCGGGGAAGCCGTGGTTGAAATCAAGGACGAGCACCCCCATCACCGGCCGACGCATTGA
- a CDS encoding aspartate:alanine exchanger family transporter: protein MSIYHALESSPLLTVFLVVAAGTALGAVRFGPLRFGAAGALFTGLVLGALDPALGKGLALLQTLGLALFVYTVGLAAGSTFVRDLRRQYPLMLVGIGTLIAATAAAGLAGIALGVDGPMIAGAFTGAQTSTPALAAASEAAGSSEPAVAYSLAYPIGVIVSILAVAAVAGRAWPARHDQGGNSAEGLDAASVLVSKETSLCEVPGYADQRVRLSYLERNDEVRVVRPDEVLRQGDRVLVVGQRADMEVAANYLGAGLDQHLAHDRTYVDFRRIVVSNRAVVGHTISELDMPGRFGGVITRVRRGDVDLLGRDDLTLEYGDRVLAVVPRPRLRAVRAFLGDSERKISEVDALTMGIGMALGLAAGLIKIPLPGGGTFGLGAAAGPLVVGMVLGALERTGPAVWGMPRAANLTVRQLGLLFFLATVGLSSGDDFAAAAWSATGLKVGVIAIAVTAVTAAAFLGGGRLLGLSAARTCGAFAGVVGQPAILDFANSRVTDDRIESGYAALFALGIIVKLVLVQVLVGL from the coding sequence GTGTCGATTTACCATGCGCTCGAATCCTCGCCTCTGCTCACGGTGTTCCTGGTCGTCGCTGCGGGTACCGCACTGGGCGCCGTCAGATTCGGGCCGCTTCGCTTCGGTGCGGCCGGTGCTCTTTTCACGGGCCTAGTGCTGGGCGCGCTGGACCCCGCCCTCGGCAAGGGCCTGGCGCTCCTGCAGACGCTGGGCCTGGCGCTGTTTGTGTACACCGTGGGCCTGGCGGCCGGCAGCACCTTCGTGCGCGATCTGCGCAGGCAGTACCCGCTCATGCTCGTCGGCATCGGCACGCTTATCGCCGCGACCGCGGCCGCCGGGTTGGCCGGGATCGCGCTGGGCGTGGACGGGCCGATGATCGCCGGCGCCTTCACGGGAGCGCAAACCTCCACCCCCGCGCTGGCCGCCGCCTCCGAAGCCGCCGGGAGTAGCGAGCCCGCAGTCGCGTACTCGCTCGCGTACCCGATCGGCGTCATCGTGTCCATTCTTGCCGTCGCCGCGGTCGCGGGAAGGGCCTGGCCCGCCCGGCACGATCAGGGTGGCAACTCCGCGGAAGGGCTGGACGCCGCCAGCGTCCTTGTGAGTAAAGAAACCTCGCTTTGCGAAGTGCCCGGCTACGCGGATCAGCGCGTTCGCCTTTCGTACCTGGAAAGAAATGACGAGGTCCGCGTCGTCCGCCCCGACGAGGTTCTGCGCCAGGGCGACCGCGTTCTGGTGGTGGGCCAACGCGCCGACATGGAGGTCGCTGCGAATTACCTGGGCGCCGGCCTCGACCAGCACCTGGCACACGACCGCACCTACGTGGACTTTCGCCGCATCGTCGTATCGAACCGCGCCGTCGTCGGGCACACCATTTCCGAACTCGACATGCCGGGCAGGTTTGGCGGGGTCATCACGCGGGTGCGGCGCGGCGATGTGGATCTGCTAGGGCGCGACGATCTGACACTCGAATACGGAGACCGCGTGCTGGCGGTCGTGCCGCGGCCCAGATTGCGCGCGGTGCGCGCGTTTCTGGGGGATTCGGAACGGAAAATATCCGAGGTTGACGCCCTCACGATGGGCATCGGCATGGCGCTGGGGCTGGCCGCGGGGCTGATCAAGATACCGCTTCCCGGTGGCGGCACCTTTGGGCTCGGGGCGGCCGCGGGTCCCCTGGTGGTCGGCATGGTTCTTGGCGCCTTGGAACGCACCGGCCCCGCCGTGTGGGGAATGCCCAGGGCGGCGAACCTGACGGTGCGCCAGCTGGGGTTGCTGTTCTTCCTCGCCACCGTCGGACTCAGTTCGGGTGACGACTTCGCGGCCGCCGCGTGGTCGGCAACGGGGCTCAAGGTTGGCGTGATCGCGATAGCGGTCACGGCGGTGACGGCCGCCGCCTTCCTGGGCGGCGGCCGCCTGCTGGGCCTCAGCGCGGCGCGGACCTGTGGGGCCTTCGCGGGGGTGGTGGGTCAGCCCGCCATATTGGACTTCGCGAATTCGCGGGTGACCGACGACCGCATCGAGTCCGGGTACGCCGCACTTTTCGCGCTGGGAATCATCGTCAAACTAGTCCTGGTGCAGGTGCTGGTCGGGCTCTGA
- a CDS encoding fibronectin type III domain-containing protein — MKPVGAVTGSRARGGPGKVKVTWTGTRSGRAARYSVTVGAQRRELPGNARSATFTGLTNGVKVTGSIVAVDSSGKKGPQAKGTVTPVGKPRPVRRLKMVFKAKGRAVVTWRPPASRAAAPVSRIEVRSGSKVVRLKPKAEKWIAKGQRKGRTYVVKVRAVGAAGASKWVKATAKRAVR; from the coding sequence GTGAAACCAGTCGGCGCGGTCACGGGATCGCGGGCGCGGGGAGGCCCGGGCAAGGTCAAGGTCACATGGACCGGAACCAGGTCGGGGCGAGCGGCGCGCTACAGCGTCACGGTGGGCGCGCAGCGCCGGGAGTTGCCGGGGAACGCGCGCAGCGCCACCTTCACCGGATTGACAAACGGCGTCAAGGTTACCGGGTCGATCGTGGCGGTGGACTCGTCGGGGAAAAAGGGGCCGCAAGCCAAGGGGACGGTCACGCCTGTCGGGAAGCCGCGGCCGGTGCGCCGACTCAAGATGGTGTTCAAGGCCAAGGGCAGGGCCGTCGTGACGTGGCGTCCGCCCGCATCGAGGGCTGCCGCACCCGTGTCGCGCATAGAGGTGCGATCCGGGTCGAAGGTCGTGCGCCTGAAACCGAAGGCAGAGAAATGGATCGCGAAGGGGCAACGGAAGGGCAGAACTTACGTCGTAAAGGTCAGGGCGGTGGGCGCCGCAGGGGCGTCGAAGTGGGTGAAGGCGACGGCCAAACGTGCGGTGCGCTGA
- a CDS encoding YigZ family protein, giving the protein MNPDVDPSRPLLATIAGPCEHEIDIKKSRFIAHLVPVRTVSEADEAISSLRRQYWDARHHCVAMVIGPHGDLQRSSDDGEPSGTAGVPMLEVLRRRQVTDVVAVVVRYFGGTLLGAGGLVRAYTAAVSEALDRAAVRPRALRRRMTVHAPYAESGKLENLLRTWCDANAAVFLGVDYAQDAALRVAVAVGDEPLLAEFISAATGGQTTAHSGELQVVESSA; this is encoded by the coding sequence GTGAACCCCGACGTCGACCCATCGCGCCCGCTATTGGCCACTATCGCCGGGCCGTGCGAGCACGAGATCGATATCAAGAAGTCGCGTTTCATTGCACACCTAGTCCCCGTTCGCACCGTGAGTGAAGCGGACGAGGCCATCTCCTCCCTGCGCCGCCAATACTGGGACGCGCGCCACCACTGCGTGGCGATGGTCATCGGGCCGCACGGCGACCTGCAGCGATCGAGCGACGACGGGGAACCCTCAGGGACCGCCGGGGTGCCGATGCTGGAGGTGCTGCGGCGGCGCCAGGTCACCGACGTTGTTGCGGTCGTGGTGCGGTACTTCGGCGGGACGCTACTCGGCGCGGGCGGGCTGGTGCGCGCCTACACCGCTGCCGTCAGCGAGGCGCTGGATCGGGCGGCGGTGCGCCCGCGGGCGTTGCGGCGCCGGATGACGGTGCACGCCCCGTACGCCGAATCCGGGAAGCTCGAAAACCTGCTCCGCACCTGGTGCGATGCCAATGCTGCTGTTTTCCTCGGGGTTGATTACGCGCAGGATGCCGCGCTGCGGGTTGCGGTGGCGGTGGGTGACGAGCCGCTGCTCGCAGAGTTCATATCGGCTGCGACCGGGGGGCAGACCACGGCGCATTCGGGTGAGCTACAGGTCGTGGAATCGAGCGCCTAG
- the feoB gene encoding ferrous iron transporter B: MSCPHCAPTSGASTQARVGVLPSARERVVLVGTPNAGKTTLFNQLTGARQDVRNSPGTTVEIATGSWRMAAPAGSPARDADPRTYTLIDLPGLYSLSPVSADERVASDTIASLTHDDVVVVVADASQLHGSLLLLGQVARRVRRIVVALTMNDVASAAGTVIDPGRLEQVLGVPVIAIDPRTGRPFSELAAALSGLDRHPGTVRTVPDGPRYDGSADVEELMADADALLAWAQDVIDEAGIATEPERPTRSDRIDRWLLNGWVGIPIFLAVLWLLFELATRLAAPIMDAAEGLVSGPVAGIVQAALGAMGIGGGWFQAFLIDGILAGVGTVVAFAPLMAMMFLAIGVLEDSGYVARVAVLADRLMRSVGLDGRVVMPLVVGFGCNLPALAATKTLPNSRQRLLTGLVIPYTSCPARLTVYILIAGIFFPRNAALVLLTMYVLSVALVVGGAWLLRRTLFTDIKAEPLALVLPSYQVPQLRPLLVTMWVRVLAFLKGAGTIIVAVLAAVWLLLAIPVTAGHSFANVPVADSAYGRIAEGVAPAFSPAGYGDWHMASSVMTGFVAKEVAVGALAQSYAVDEPDDPALAGDLGAQVTSTLESTSGGHPRPAAIAYLIFVLAYTPCLATVAEQWRLFGARWTLGAMGAQIAVAWTLSVAAFWLLRLVW; this comes from the coding sequence GTGAGCTGCCCCCACTGCGCCCCCACCTCCGGCGCCTCCACGCAGGCCCGCGTCGGCGTATTACCTTCCGCCCGCGAGCGCGTTGTCCTGGTCGGCACACCAAACGCCGGCAAGACCACGCTCTTCAACCAGCTCACGGGCGCCCGCCAGGACGTTCGCAACTCCCCCGGCACCACCGTCGAAATTGCCACCGGATCGTGGCGCATGGCCGCGCCCGCCGGTTCCCCCGCGCGGGACGCCGACCCGCGAACATACACCCTCATCGACCTGCCGGGGCTGTATTCCCTCAGCCCCGTATCGGCCGACGAACGGGTCGCCAGCGACACCATCGCCTCGCTCACCCACGACGACGTGGTCGTGGTGGTGGCGGATGCCTCGCAGCTGCACGGTTCGTTGCTGCTGCTGGGACAGGTTGCCCGCCGGGTGCGACGCATCGTGGTGGCGCTGACCATGAATGACGTGGCGTCGGCCGCGGGGACCGTGATCGACCCGGGTCGCCTGGAGCAGGTTTTGGGCGTGCCGGTTATCGCCATCGACCCTCGCACGGGCCGGCCCTTTAGCGAATTGGCCGCGGCGCTATCCGGATTGGACCGACACCCCGGCACCGTCCGGACCGTGCCGGACGGCCCGCGCTACGACGGTTCGGCCGACGTCGAGGAGCTGATGGCGGACGCCGACGCCCTGCTGGCCTGGGCGCAGGACGTGATCGACGAGGCCGGTATCGCCACCGAGCCCGAACGCCCGACCCGATCAGACAGAATCGATCGTTGGCTCCTCAATGGCTGGGTCGGCATCCCCATCTTCTTGGCGGTCCTGTGGTTGCTATTCGAACTCGCGACGCGGCTGGCCGCCCCCATCATGGACGCCGCCGAGGGTCTGGTTTCCGGCCCCGTGGCCGGGATTGTGCAGGCCGCGCTGGGCGCGATGGGCATCGGCGGCGGCTGGTTCCAAGCCTTCTTGATCGACGGAATACTGGCGGGCGTCGGAACCGTCGTTGCCTTCGCCCCGCTGATGGCGATGATGTTCCTGGCCATCGGCGTGCTCGAAGATTCCGGCTACGTCGCCCGCGTAGCGGTACTGGCCGACCGGTTGATGCGTTCGGTCGGGTTGGACGGCCGCGTGGTGATGCCCCTGGTGGTCGGATTCGGTTGCAACCTGCCCGCGCTCGCGGCCACCAAGACGCTGCCGAATTCGCGGCAGCGCCTGCTCACGGGCCTGGTGATCCCCTACACGTCGTGCCCGGCCCGCCTGACCGTCTACATCCTGATCGCCGGGATTTTTTTCCCGCGCAATGCGGCACTGGTCCTGCTGACGATGTACGTGCTGTCGGTGGCGCTGGTGGTCGGCGGCGCGTGGCTGCTGCGCCGCACCCTCTTCACCGACATTAAGGCCGAGCCCCTGGCATTGGTCCTGCCGTCCTACCAAGTGCCGCAGTTGCGACCCCTGCTCGTGACGATGTGGGTACGCGTCCTGGCATTCCTGAAAGGCGCGGGAACCATCATTGTCGCCGTCCTGGCGGCGGTGTGGCTGCTGCTTGCCATCCCCGTGACCGCGGGGCACAGCTTCGCCAATGTGCCGGTGGCCGATTCCGCGTACGGGCGGATCGCGGAGGGCGTGGCACCCGCGTTCTCCCCCGCGGGCTACGGAGATTGGCACATGGCTAGTTCTGTGATGACCGGATTTGTGGCGAAAGAAGTGGCGGTCGGTGCGCTGGCCCAGTCCTACGCGGTGGACGAGCCCGACGATCCCGCGCTGGCGGGCGATCTGGGGGCGCAGGTCACCTCCACCCTGGAGTCCACGTCGGGAGGGCACCCGCGGCCAGCCGCGATCGCTTACCTGATCTTCGTGCTCGCGTACACGCCGTGCCTGGCCACGGTCGCCGAACAGTGGCGACTGTTCGGGGCGCGGTGGACGCTGGGCGCCATGGGCGCGCAGATCGCCGTCGCGTGGACGTTATCGGTCGCCGCCTTCTGGCTGCTGCGCCTGGTTTGGTGA
- a CDS encoding FeoA family protein — protein sequence MKLNGTHLGDRVTVASVDPAAFPTPAGRLRLRELGIRPGAQVRVIRSTPFGGRVITLATRRIALDPHTCAAIAVEQGR from the coding sequence GTGAAACTCAACGGCACACACCTTGGAGACCGCGTCACCGTGGCATCGGTCGATCCCGCCGCCTTCCCCACACCCGCGGGCCGCTTGCGGCTACGCGAACTGGGCATCAGGCCGGGCGCGCAGGTGCGCGTGATCCGTTCCACGCCATTCGGTGGGCGCGTCATCACGCTCGCGACCAGGCGAATCGCGCTCGACCCCCACACGTGCGCCGCGATCGCCGTCGAGCAGGGACGGTGA
- a CDS encoding glycerate kinase, with protein sequence MKSLRVVIAPDSFKGTMPAPVAARAIARGWADEFPADVITVIPMADGGEGTLEVLAAGVAGARLVGEPRTPQAGPGPGPWLACPGDPFVDAGAAAPPRNTAPTPGGSAAGEDTVGVVELAACCGLGLYDPPAPLTANTYGLGQTIARALAGGATRLIVALGGSASTDGGVGALVALGARMLDAGGGELVPSPEKLRELGELDLSDVRISADIEVLTDVTNPLLGAAGAAATFAPQKGADASQVAVLEAGLRHLANVLERQGLAAADAAKRPGAGAAGGTAFGLATALGARIRPGAPTLAILSGLDAAIGRADVVITGEGQLDATSWAGKVAGEVHRLAAGRRVGVIAGTTGTDIGNAGRAIAGRGDLVTLTEIAGDAATARGEPARFAAAAGAALSRHIHGTIVP encoded by the coding sequence GTGAAATCGCTGCGGGTGGTGATAGCGCCGGACTCCTTCAAGGGCACCATGCCCGCGCCGGTTGCCGCCCGCGCAATAGCACGCGGTTGGGCCGACGAGTTCCCCGCCGACGTCATCACCGTCATCCCGATGGCGGATGGTGGCGAGGGGACGCTGGAGGTGCTTGCGGCGGGAGTCGCGGGTGCGCGGCTCGTCGGCGAGCCGCGCACCCCGCAGGCCGGGCCCGGCCCGGGGCCGTGGCTCGCGTGTCCCGGCGATCCCTTCGTAGACGCGGGCGCCGCGGCCCCGCCCCGGAACACCGCTCCGACGCCGGGCGGCAGCGCCGCGGGCGAAGACACCGTTGGAGTCGTTGAACTAGCGGCATGCTGCGGCCTTGGCCTGTATGACCCACCCGCGCCGCTGACCGCGAACACGTATGGCCTGGGGCAAACGATCGCGCGCGCTCTAGCGGGCGGGGCCACCCGCCTGATCGTCGCCCTGGGTGGGTCCGCCTCCACGGATGGCGGCGTGGGTGCCCTGGTGGCGCTCGGTGCCCGGATGCTCGATGCGGGGGGCGGGGAACTCGTCCCCAGTCCTGAAAAGCTGCGGGAACTCGGTGAGCTGGACCTATCGGATGTGCGCATCAGCGCCGACATTGAGGTGCTGACCGATGTGACCAATCCGCTGCTGGGCGCCGCGGGGGCCGCCGCCACGTTCGCGCCCCAAAAGGGTGCCGACGCCTCCCAGGTGGCTGTTTTGGAGGCCGGGTTGCGACACCTGGCGAATGTCCTGGAACGACAGGGCCTGGCCGCGGCCGATGCGGCGAAACGCCCCGGCGCGGGGGCTGCCGGGGGAACGGCGTTCGGTTTGGCGACGGCGCTGGGGGCGCGGATCCGCCCGGGCGCGCCCACCCTCGCGATTCTGTCCGGGCTTGACGCGGCGATCGGGCGGGCCGATGTTGTCATAACCGGCGAGGGGCAGCTTGATGCCACCAGTTGGGCGGGCAAGGTCGCCGGCGAGGTGCACCGGCTCGCGGCGGGGCGGCGCGTGGGCGTCATCGCGGGAACCACCGGCACCGACATCGGCAACGCGGGCCGCGCGATTGCGGGACGCGGCGACCTAGTCACGCTAACGGAAATCGCCGGTGACGCGGCGACCGCTCGCGGCGAACCCGCCCGGTTCGCCGCCGCCGCAGGGGCGGCGCTATCGCGCCACATCCACGGGACCATCGTCCCTTAG
- a CDS encoding tRNA (cytidine(34)-2'-O)-methyltransferase, translating into MTKLPRIVFFEPRIPPNTGNAIRLSAVTGAHLDLIEPLGFDLSEPKLRRAGLDYHDLASMTVHPNFAAFLATVPTARIFAFTTQATTRYTDIAYRPTDVLLFGPEPTGLPADVLAHPRITEEVRIPMLAQRRSLNLTSCASIAIYEAWRQADFAGGA; encoded by the coding sequence ATGACAAAGTTGCCCCGCATCGTGTTCTTCGAACCCCGCATACCCCCCAACACGGGCAACGCCATCCGCCTTTCCGCCGTCACGGGCGCGCACCTGGACCTGATCGAACCGCTCGGGTTCGACCTCTCCGAGCCGAAGCTAAGGCGCGCCGGCTTGGACTATCACGACCTCGCTTCGATGACCGTGCACCCGAATTTCGCGGCGTTCCTTGCCACGGTTCCCACCGCGCGCATTTTCGCTTTCACCACGCAGGCAACCACCCGCTACACGGACATCGCGTACAGGCCGACGGACGTTTTGCTATTCGGACCGGAGCCGACCGGGCTACCCGCCGACGTGCTTGCGCACCCGCGCATCACGGAAGAGGTGCGCATCCCCATGCTCGCCCAACGGCGTTCGCTGAACCTCACCTCCTGCGCATCGATTGCGATTTACGAGGCATGGCGCCAGGCCGACTTCGCGGGCGGCGCCTGA
- a CDS encoding amino-acid N-acetyltransferase, with product MRPPDDGVRIRRALPRDVPGIDALVADYAVDRILLPKELVGYYEDIQEFFVAEDVVSRQIVGCGALHVMWHDLAEIRTLAVTPLRKGRGIGARLVRGLLERARELGLSRVFCLTFEVAFFKREGFHEIESTPVTPDVYAELLRSHDDGVAEFLDLARVKPNTLGNTRMLIEL from the coding sequence TTGCGGCCGCCCGATGACGGCGTGCGGATCCGCAGGGCGTTGCCCCGCGATGTGCCGGGCATCGATGCGCTGGTCGCGGACTACGCCGTTGACCGTATCTTGTTGCCCAAGGAACTGGTTGGCTACTACGAAGATATTCAGGAATTCTTCGTGGCCGAAGACGTGGTGAGCCGCCAGATAGTCGGCTGCGGGGCGCTGCATGTGATGTGGCACGACCTGGCCGAAATCCGCACGCTCGCGGTCACACCCCTGCGCAAGGGGCGCGGAATCGGGGCGCGCTTGGTGCGCGGGCTATTGGAACGGGCGCGCGAATTGGGTTTGAGCCGGGTCTTTTGCCTCACCTTCGAGGTCGCCTTCTTCAAGCGGGAAGGGTTCCACGAAATCGAGTCGACCCCGGTTACCCCGGATGTCTACGCGGAACTGTTGCGGTCCCACGACGATGGCGTTGCAGAATTCCTTGACCTGGCGCGGGTCAAACCGAATACGCTGGGCAACACCCGGATGCTCATCGAGCTATAG
- a CDS encoding A/G-specific adenine glycosylase, translating to MSNAVVDSVCEWYAEHQRDLPWRDPACGSWGVLVSEVMLQQTPVVRVLPRWEKWMRLWPTPAATAAASTADILRVWDRLGYPRRALRLKDCATAIVQHFDGIVPSDEARLRSLPGIGEYTAAAVVAFAFHGRSVVLDTNVRRVLCRAFDAQALPVPHLTRAERERAAALVPAEPQRAALWAAASMELGALVCQKAPKCAECPIKSRCAWQAAGMPPDKLAHRRTAQAWHGTDRQVRGQIMAVLRASQHAEREELLAVVKAPHPQFERALASLLTDNLVVEFHGADNALAYRLPT from the coding sequence GTGTCGAATGCGGTGGTAGATAGCGTGTGCGAATGGTACGCGGAGCACCAACGCGACCTGCCGTGGCGCGATCCGGCGTGCGGGTCCTGGGGGGTGCTTGTCTCCGAGGTTATGCTGCAACAAACCCCGGTGGTCCGTGTCCTGCCCCGTTGGGAGAAATGGATGCGCCTGTGGCCGACGCCTGCCGCCACTGCGGCCGCATCGACGGCCGATATTTTGCGCGTGTGGGACCGGCTGGGGTATCCGCGCCGCGCGTTGCGGCTAAAGGACTGCGCGACGGCGATAGTGCAACACTTCGATGGGATAGTTCCCAGCGACGAGGCCCGCCTGCGCTCACTGCCCGGTATCGGGGAATACACGGCGGCCGCGGTGGTGGCCTTCGCTTTCCACGGCAGATCCGTGGTCCTGGACACGAACGTGCGCCGGGTCCTGTGCCGGGCGTTCGACGCGCAGGCGCTGCCGGTGCCACACCTGACCCGCGCGGAGCGCGAGCGGGCAGCCGCGCTGGTCCCCGCCGAGCCGCAGCGCGCCGCGCTGTGGGCCGCCGCGAGCATGGAGTTGGGCGCTCTTGTGTGCCAAAAGGCACCGAAATGCGCCGAGTGCCCAATCAAGAGCCGGTGCGCGTGGCAGGCCGCGGGCATGCCACCCGACAAGTTAGCGCACCGCCGCACGGCGCAGGCCTGGCACGGCACCGATCGGCAGGTCCGGGGCCAGATCATGGCGGTACTGCGCGCCAGCCAACACGCCGAACGCGAAGAGCTGCTTGCCGTGGTCAAGGCGCCGCACCCCCAATTCGAACGGGCCCTGGCATCGCTGCTAACCGACAACCTGGTCGTCGAATTCCATGGCGCGGACAACGCACTGGCGTATCGCCTACCGACCTGA